The Solibacillus sp. FSL W7-1436 genome window below encodes:
- the trpA gene encoding tryptophan synthase subunit alpha yields the protein MTLQKQLENVLAAGDKAFVPYIMAGDGGLETLKPTILKLQQIGVSAIEVGIPFTDPVADGPTIEQAGERALAKGVTLKKVLDELQSFAQEIHIPLIVMTYLNPILAYGIEAFAEDAKLGGVQGLIVPDMPFEESALLHGALKENGIALVQLVSLMSPPERIKKLAAASEGFVYAVTVNGITGERASFATELAGHFANLKAVSNIPVLAGFGISTTEHIKSFGDIADGVIVGSKIVTALAEQDWATIEALVQATKKTAVI from the coding sequence ATGACATTGCAAAAACAGCTTGAAAATGTATTAGCTGCAGGGGATAAAGCATTCGTTCCTTATATTATGGCAGGCGACGGAGGGCTTGAAACATTAAAGCCTACTATATTAAAGCTTCAGCAAATCGGAGTTTCCGCAATTGAAGTCGGCATTCCATTTACAGATCCTGTAGCAGATGGGCCAACAATTGAACAAGCCGGCGAACGTGCACTTGCCAAAGGTGTGACATTGAAAAAAGTACTGGATGAACTGCAAAGCTTTGCACAGGAAATCCATATACCGCTCATAGTTATGACGTACTTAAACCCGATTCTTGCTTATGGGATTGAAGCATTTGCAGAGGATGCAAAACTTGGTGGTGTTCAAGGACTGATTGTACCGGATATGCCATTTGAAGAAAGTGCTTTATTGCATGGTGCTTTAAAGGAAAACGGCATTGCGCTTGTCCAGCTCGTATCATTGATGAGCCCTCCTGAACGTATTAAAAAATTAGCCGCTGCAAGTGAAGGCTTCGTTTATGCCGTTACGGTAAATGGTATTACCGGCGAACGCGCAAGCTTTGCTACAGAACTTGCCGGTCACTTTGCAAACTTGAAAGCAGTGAGCAATATTCCGGTGTTAGCTGGCTTCGGGATTTCTACGACAGAACATATAAAAAGCTTCGGCGACATTGCGGATGGAGTAATTGTCGGCAGTAAAATTGTTACGGCACTCGCTGAGCAAGACTGGGCAACAATCGAAGCGCTTGTACAGGCAACGAAGAAGACGGCTGTAATTTAG
- the trpB gene encoding tryptophan synthase subunit beta, translating into MTTVKGRFGRFGGQFVPETLMTSLEELELAYEEAKKDSSFQEELDYYLKQYVGRETPLYFAERLTKKVGGAKIYLKREDLNHTGAHKINNAIGQALLAKRMGKKKIVAETGAGQHGVATATACALLDMECIVYMGAEDVRRQQLNVFRMELLGTKVVAVEKGSATLKDAVNEALRHWVTHIEDTHYILGSALGPHPFPTIVRDFQRVIGDETRAQILQQEGRLPDTVIACIGGGSNAIGMFYPFVEDQEVALYGVEAAGSGVNTDKHAAAIHVGKTGVLHGAFMYLLQDDNGFVQEAHSISAGLDYPGVGPEHCHLHETGRAAYPSVTDEEALEGVKLLCETEGILPALESAHAVYYASQFAKDRPADEIVVVCLSGRGDKDVHTLMEKLGGGVK; encoded by the coding sequence ATGACGACAGTAAAAGGACGATTCGGGCGATTCGGCGGTCAATTTGTGCCCGAGACATTGATGACTTCACTTGAGGAATTGGAACTTGCGTATGAGGAAGCAAAAAAAGACTCCTCTTTCCAGGAAGAACTTGATTATTATTTAAAGCAATATGTCGGACGTGAAACTCCCCTTTATTTTGCGGAGCGTTTAACGAAAAAAGTCGGCGGTGCAAAAATCTATTTAAAGCGTGAAGATTTAAATCACACTGGCGCACATAAAATAAATAACGCGATCGGCCAGGCACTTTTGGCAAAGCGTATGGGGAAGAAAAAAATTGTTGCTGAAACAGGTGCAGGTCAGCATGGTGTCGCAACGGCAACCGCGTGTGCATTGCTTGATATGGAATGTATCGTTTATATGGGAGCAGAAGATGTACGCCGTCAGCAGCTGAACGTTTTCCGTATGGAGCTGCTTGGGACAAAAGTTGTTGCGGTCGAAAAAGGCTCCGCTACATTGAAAGATGCGGTTAATGAAGCATTGCGTCACTGGGTTACTCATATTGAAGATACGCATTATATTTTAGGTTCGGCACTTGGACCACACCCCTTCCCTACAATTGTCCGTGATTTCCAGCGTGTCATCGGGGATGAAACACGTGCCCAAATTTTACAGCAGGAAGGACGTCTTCCGGATACAGTTATTGCTTGTATCGGTGGCGGAAGTAATGCAATCGGAATGTTCTACCCGTTTGTGGAAGATCAGGAAGTGGCATTATATGGAGTGGAAGCTGCAGGTTCAGGTGTCAATACCGACAAGCATGCGGCAGCAATTCATGTTGGGAAAACAGGTGTCCTTCACGGTGCGTTCATGTATTTACTGCAGGATGATAACGGTTTTGTTCAAGAAGCGCATTCAATTTCAGCGGGACTTGATTATCCGGGAGTTGGACCGGAACATTGTCATTTACACGAAACAGGACGTGCTGCCTACCCTTCTGTTACAGATGAAGAGGCACTTGAAGGTGTGAAGCTGTTATGTGAAACGGAAGGAATCTTACCGGCCTTGGAAAGCGCGCATGCCGTTTACTATGCAAGTCAATTTGCCAAGGACCGACCTGCTGATGAAATTGTTGTCGTTTGCTTATCAGGACGTGGGGACAAAGATGTTCACACATTAATGGAGAAACTTGGAGGTGGCGTGAAATGA
- the trpD gene encoding anthranilate phosphoribosyltransferase: MSLLPYIEQIERKEHLVFEEMQQAAQLIFNEQTPKEQIASFLTAMSAKGETAHEVAGLASVMKSHAVAVDVPEGIYIDNCGTGGDGLQSFNISTTSAFVLAGGGILVAKHGNRKVSSASGSSDVLEALGITLLPNIEQTSELLKQHGIAFLHAPNMHPKLKRIGEVRQAIGKPTIFNLVGPLTNPVPLKTQFVGINRPNFTTDYAEVLHMLGRERAIVVSGAQGMDEASLDGENTFVLLDRGDMIPFKLRAEDVGLAAQPLSAIRGGTPAENADIMRDLLKGKQSVYFDTVLLNAGIGFFAYGLAETMKEGIDMAKDSIMSGRAYEKLENIVAYSEKQMQEEPVK, translated from the coding sequence ATGTCTTTACTCCCATACATTGAACAGATTGAACGGAAAGAGCACTTAGTTTTTGAGGAAATGCAGCAGGCGGCACAGCTTATTTTTAATGAGCAAACACCGAAAGAACAGATCGCCTCTTTTTTAACGGCAATGAGTGCAAAAGGAGAAACAGCACATGAAGTTGCAGGCTTAGCTTCTGTTATGAAATCACATGCAGTTGCTGTCGACGTACCCGAAGGTATCTATATCGATAACTGCGGCACAGGCGGCGATGGACTTCAAAGCTTCAATATTAGTACGACTTCCGCATTTGTCTTGGCAGGTGGCGGCATTCTAGTAGCAAAACACGGTAACCGAAAAGTATCGAGCGCTTCAGGAAGTTCGGATGTATTGGAGGCGCTTGGCATTACGCTATTGCCGAATATCGAGCAAACATCCGAGCTGCTCAAACAGCACGGCATCGCCTTTTTACATGCTCCGAACATGCATCCGAAGTTAAAACGGATTGGTGAAGTACGACAGGCAATCGGCAAACCGACGATTTTCAATTTAGTCGGCCCCCTGACAAACCCTGTTCCTTTAAAAACACAATTTGTCGGCATTAACCGACCGAACTTCACGACCGATTATGCGGAAGTGCTTCATATGCTGGGACGTGAACGTGCAATCGTCGTTTCAGGTGCACAAGGAATGGATGAAGCATCACTTGATGGTGAGAATACTTTTGTCCTGTTAGACCGCGGGGACATGATTCCATTTAAACTGCGTGCTGAAGATGTAGGTTTGGCCGCACAGCCCCTTTCTGCAATTCGCGGCGGCACTCCTGCAGAAAATGCGGATATTATGCGCGACCTGCTGAAAGGAAAACAAAGCGTGTATTTTGATACGGTTCTTTTAAATGCCGGCATTGGCTTCTTCGCATATGGGCTTGCCGAAACGATGAAAGAAGGCATCGATATGGCGAAGGACAGCATTATGTCAGGACGCGCTTATGAAAAGTTAGAAAATATCGTTGCTTACAGCGAAAAACAGATGCAGGAGGAACCCGTAAAATGA
- a CDS encoding phosphoribosylanthranilate isomerase, protein MTKVKICGLKEIEHVETAVKAGADFIGFMFAPSKRRITVEEAVELAKAIPGTVKKVGVFVNEDPATIRQIAKEVGLDYIQYHGDETPEQIQEIGLPAIKAFSIRSEEDVTRAATYDVDYYLFDAPGTDFRGGSGKSFDWMLLDKVKIPLEKVILAGGLNEENVGLAIMLVEPFAVDVSSGVEVDGRKSSAAIKNFIETAKGELIL, encoded by the coding sequence ATGACAAAAGTAAAAATTTGCGGTTTAAAAGAAATCGAACATGTAGAAACAGCGGTCAAAGCAGGTGCTGATTTTATCGGATTTATGTTTGCGCCCAGTAAACGACGCATTACGGTAGAGGAAGCAGTGGAACTGGCAAAGGCAATTCCGGGGACAGTCAAAAAAGTCGGGGTTTTTGTCAATGAAGATCCGGCCACTATTCGTCAAATTGCAAAAGAAGTCGGACTCGATTATATCCAGTATCACGGGGATGAAACACCCGAACAGATTCAGGAAATCGGGCTGCCGGCAATTAAAGCGTTCTCGATTCGAAGTGAAGAGGATGTGACACGTGCAGCGACATATGATGTGGACTACTATTTGTTCGATGCGCCTGGAACTGACTTCCGGGGAGGAAGCGGAAAGTCCTTTGACTGGATGCTGCTTGATAAAGTGAAAATCCCGCTTGAAAAGGTCATTTTGGCAGGTGGACTAAATGAAGAAAATGTTGGACTGGCGATTATGCTTGTCGAGCCATTTGCAGTAGATGTTTCAAGTGGTGTAGAAGTAGATGGTCGAAAAAGTTCAGCCGCGATTAAGAATTTTATTGAAACAGCAAAAGGAGAGTTGATTTTATGA
- a CDS encoding metal ABC transporter ATP-binding protein: MVVQQHFRTSMKKVNGDLLTPISIFQRLQGERKFLLESSSKYDGNGRYSFIGVNPRKTYIGTDEQLLDHAHHSNKAYTYEGELIQLLKQVMPRVSSHTEYPFTGGGIGYIHALQKPLPELQFHVYDTLVIFDHLTDEIAVFHTNIEAEQVEPNIDQLIEQLFTTPTPEQSSYTLQHVEKEENGRYRAQFTGEALSLYRKMRVEHAAPYMYYVEFDDCTVIGTSKSNYMQVRDGNISVTNDVSSIERFSTENSVQQFANTTTGTLSPTLHAIDVVKGLLPAQGLIGYIGFNGQVDFTTPEQTIIIQGNVAQLHSEADEEAPFHSLLKG; encoded by the coding sequence ATGGTAGTTCAGCAACATTTTCGTACATCAATGAAAAAAGTAAATGGGGATTTACTGACACCGATTTCTATTTTCCAGCGACTGCAAGGTGAACGGAAGTTTTTATTGGAAAGTTCCTCTAAATATGATGGCAATGGACGCTATTCGTTCATCGGTGTCAATCCGCGGAAAACGTATATCGGAACAGATGAACAGCTTTTAGATCATGCGCATCATTCCAATAAAGCCTACACGTATGAAGGCGAGCTGATCCAACTATTAAAGCAAGTGATGCCTCGTGTTTCATCACATACGGAATATCCGTTTACAGGCGGCGGCATCGGCTATATTCACGCATTGCAAAAGCCCTTGCCTGAACTGCAGTTTCATGTATACGACACACTCGTAATTTTTGATCATTTAACAGATGAAATCGCTGTTTTCCATACAAATATTGAAGCAGAGCAAGTAGAACCAAACATTGATCAATTGATTGAACAGCTGTTTACAACACCGACACCTGAACAGTCTTCCTATACATTACAACATGTCGAAAAAGAGGAAAATGGACGTTATCGCGCACAATTTACTGGGGAGGCCCTTTCCCTTTATCGAAAAATGCGTGTCGAACACGCTGCACCATATATGTACTATGTCGAATTTGATGATTGCACAGTAATCGGCACATCAAAATCAAACTACATGCAAGTAAGGGACGGGAATATTTCCGTTACAAATGACGTATCGTCAATCGAACGTTTTAGTACGGAAAATTCGGTACAGCAATTTGCCAATACTACAACGGGTACGTTAAGCCCTACCCTTCATGCAATCGATGTCGTGAAAGGGCTATTACCCGCACAGGGCCTGATTGGTTATATCGGCTTTAATGGTCAGGTCGATTTCACAACACCTGAACAAACGATAATAATTCAAGGAAATGTCGCACAGCTTCACTCGGAAGCAGACGAAGAAGCGCCATTCCACTCTTTACTGAAAGGATGA
- the trpC gene encoding indole-3-glycerol phosphate synthase TrpC has protein sequence MTILDRIIDQKKTELPQLLSTKPVFSTIDKARPSLYETLISANSLQVISEMKRASPSKGDIATNVDPVEQALQYEEAGAACISVLTERAFFKGSYTDLNAVANAVNIPVLCKDFIIHEVQIDYAKAAGASVVLLIVAALTDDQLKSLYEYATEQQLEVLVEVHDADELKRALAIGANIIGVNNRNLKTFEVSLSATLEIAQLLPPSPIAFISESGILGPEDAQFVANAGAKGILVGEALMRSGDVKNSLKALQIDITAKVGENR, from the coding sequence ATGACGATTTTAGACCGTATTATTGACCAAAAAAAGACTGAGCTGCCACAATTGCTCTCGACAAAGCCTGTGTTTTCAACAATTGATAAGGCTCGCCCTTCTTTATACGAAACATTGATATCAGCAAATTCATTGCAAGTAATTTCGGAAATGAAACGTGCTTCCCCTTCCAAAGGCGATATTGCGACAAATGTCGACCCTGTTGAGCAAGCTTTACAATATGAAGAAGCAGGTGCTGCCTGTATTTCCGTTTTGACAGAACGAGCGTTTTTCAAAGGAAGCTATACGGATTTAAATGCAGTTGCAAATGCTGTGAACATACCGGTTTTATGTAAAGACTTCATCATTCATGAAGTGCAGATCGACTATGCGAAGGCTGCCGGCGCATCGGTTGTCCTGTTGATTGTCGCAGCATTAACAGATGATCAGCTGAAATCCCTTTATGAATATGCAACAGAACAACAGTTGGAAGTGCTTGTTGAAGTACATGATGCCGATGAATTAAAGCGTGCCCTTGCCATTGGGGCAAATATTATCGGAGTGAATAACCGGAACCTGAAAACATTCGAAGTTTCATTGTCAGCAACACTAGAAATTGCGCAGCTTCTTCCCCCATCACCGATAGCATTTATTAGTGAAAGCGGAATTTTAGGTCCGGAAGATGCACAGTTTGTGGCGAATGCTGGCGCAAAAGGAATATTGGTCGGCGAAGCATTGATGCGCAGCGGGGATGTCAAAAATTCACTTAAAGCACTACAAATCGACATAACAGCAAAGGTTGGCGAAAATCGATGA
- a CDS encoding sulfate permease, with amino-acid sequence MNVKDFFAGLFFVAIAGYFTYVLVDSMPKLFIDSTTTWQYFVAFFRVALIIFLFNLGLSLMKRFFVDGTTKNGNAR; translated from the coding sequence ATGAATGTAAAGGACTTTTTTGCGGGTTTGTTTTTTGTCGCGATTGCCGGTTATTTTACTTATGTGTTAGTCGATAGCATGCCAAAGCTGTTCATTGACAGCACAACGACTTGGCAATACTTTGTCGCATTCTTTCGTGTTGCACTCATTATTTTCCTTTTCAACTTAGGACTCTCCCTTATGAAACGCTTTTTCGTAGACGGGACGACAAAAAACGGGAACGCTCGGTAA